The following proteins are co-located in the Procambarus clarkii isolate CNS0578487 chromosome 4, FALCON_Pclarkii_2.0, whole genome shotgun sequence genome:
- the LOC138371227 gene encoding mucin-19-like, which yields MIGNKSVITQMIGNKSVITQMIGNKSVITQMIGNKSVITQMIGNKSVITQMIGNKSVITQMIGNKSVITQMTGNKSVITQMIGNKSVITQMTGNKSVITQMIGNKSVITQMVGNKSVITQMIGNKSVITQMIGNKSVITQMIGNKSVITQMIGNKSVITQMVGNKSVITQMIGNKSVITQMIGNKSVITQMTGNKSVITQMIGNKSVITQMTGNKSVITQMIGNKSVITQMVGNKSVITQMIGNKSVITQMIGNKSVITQMIGNKSVITQMIGNKSVITQMVVNKSVITQMTGNKSVITQMTGNKSVITQMVGNKSVITQMIGNKSVITQMIGNKSVITQMIGNKSVITQMIGNKSVITQMIGNKSVITQMIGNKSVITQMTGNKSVITQMTGNKSVITQMTGNKSVITQMTGNKSLITQMTGNKSVITQMIGNKSVITQMTGNKSVITQMTGNKSVITQMIGNKSVITQMIGNKSVITQMTGNKSVITQMTGNKSVITQMTGNKSVITQMTGNKSVITQMIGNKSVITQMTGNKSVITQMTGNKSVITQMTGNKSVITQMIGNKSVITQMTGNKSVITQMTGNKSVITQMTGNKSVITQMTGNKSVITQMIGNKSVITQMTGNKSVITQMTGNKSVITQMIGNKSVITQMIGNKSVITQMTGNKSVITQMTGNKSVITQMTGNKSVITQMTGNKSVITQMIGNKSVITQMVGNKSVITQMIGNKSVITQMIGNKSVITQMIGNKSVITQMIGNKSVITQMTGNKSVITQMVVN from the coding sequence ATGATTGGTAATAAGTCAGTAATAACACAAATGATTGGTAATAAGTCAGTAATAACACAAATGATTGGTAATAAGTCAGTAATAACACAAATGATTGGTAATAAGTCAGTAATAACACAAATGATTGGTAATAAGTCAGTAATAACACAAATGATTGGTAATAAGTCAGTAATAACACAAATGATTGGTAATAAGTCAGTAATAACACAAATGACTGGTAATAAGTCAGTAATAACACAAATGATTGGTAATAAGTCAGTAATAACACAAATGACTGGTAATAAGTCAGTAATAACACAAATGATTGGTAATAAGTCAGTAATAACACAAATGGTTGGTAATAAGTCAGTAATAACACAAATGATTGGTAATAAGTCAGTAATAACACAAATGATTGGTAATAAGTCAGTAATAACACAAATGATTGGTAATAAGTCAGTAATAACACAAATGATTGGTAATAAGTCAGTAATAACACAAATGGTTGGTAATAAGTCAGTAATAACACAAATGATTGGTAATAAGTCAGTAATAACACAAATGATTGGTAATAAGTCAGTAATAACACAAATGACTGGTAATAAGTCAGTAATAACACAAATGATTGGTAATAAGTCAGTAATAACACAAATGACTGGTAATAAGTCAGTAATAACACAAATGATTGGTAATAAGTCAGTAATAACACAAATGGTTGGTAATAAGTCAGTAATAACACAAATGATTGGTAATAAGTCAGTAATAACACAAATGATTGGTAATAAGTCAGTAATAACACAAATGATTGGTAATAAGTCAGTAATAACACAAATGATTGGTAATAAGTCAGTAATAACACAAATGGTTGTTAATAAGTCAGTAATAACACAAATGACTGGTAATAAGTCAGTAATAACACAAATGACTGGTAATAAGTCAGTAATAACACAAATGGTTGGTAATAAGTCAGTAATAACACAAATGATTGGTAATAAGTCAGTAATAACACAAATGATTGGTAATAAGTCAGTAATAACACAAATGATTGGTAATAAGTCAGTAATAACACAAATGATTGGTAATAAGTCAGTAATAACACAAATGATTGGTAATAAGTCAGTAATAACACAAATGATTGGTAATAAGTCAGTAATAACACAAATGACTGGTAATAAGTCAGTAATAACACAAATGACTGGTAATAAGTCAGTAATAACACAAATGACTGGTAATAAGTCAGTAATAACACAAATGACTGGTAATAAGTCACTAATAACACAAATGACTGGTAATAAGTCAGTAATAACACAAATGATTGGTAATAAGTCAGTAATAACACAAATGACTGGTAATAAGTCAGTAATAACACAAATGACTGGTAATAAGTCAGTAATAACACAAATGATTGGTAATAAGTCAGTAATAACACAAATGATTGGTAATAAGTCAGTAATAACACAAATGACTGGTAATAAGTCAGTAATAACACAAATGACTGGTAATAAGTCAGTAATAACACAAATGACTGGTAATAAGTCAGTAATAACACAAATGACTGGTAATAAGTCAGTAATAACACAAATGATTGGTAATAAGTCAGTAATAACACAAATGACTGGTAATAAGTCAGTAATAACACAAATGACTGGTAATAAGTCAGTAATAACACAAATGACTGGTAATAAGTCAGTAATAACACAAATGATTGGTAATAAGTCAGTAATAACACAAATGACTGGTAATAAGTCAGTAATAACACAAATGACTGGTAATAAGTCAGTAATAACACAAATGACTGGTAATAAGTCAGTAATAACACAAATGACTGGTAATAAGTCAGTAATAACACAAATGATTGGTAATAAGTCAGTAATAACACAAATGACTGGTAATAAGTCAGTAATAACACAAATGACTGGTAATAAGTCAGTAATAACACAAATGATTGGTAATAAGTCAGTAATAACACAAATGATTGGTAATAAGTCAGTAATAACACAAATGACTGGTAATAAGTCAGTAATAACACAAATGACTGGTAATAAGTCAGTAATAACACAAATGACTGGTAATAAGTCAGTAATAACACAAATGACTGGTAATAAGTCAGTAATAACACAAATGATTGGTAATAAGTCAGTAATAACACAAATGGTTGGTAATAAGTCAGTAATAACACAAATGATTGGTAATAAGTCAGTAATAACACAAATGATTGGTAATAAGTCAGTAATAACACAAATGATTGGTAATAAGTCAGTAATAACACAAATGATTGGTAATAAGTCAGTAATAACACAAATGACTGGTAATAAGTCAGTAATAACACAAATGGTTGTTAATTAA